The following coding sequences lie in one BD1-7 clade bacterium genomic window:
- a CDS encoding L-gulono-1,4-lactone dehydrogenase, producing the protein MITITYDSLWTTTRTIMRASAVRQIITLFAMLTTSLVAIAGGGGAPDKPTDSASKVRITFTADPNPANLIPIRLLEGIEIWPAEDESKITHYNVYWGDSQRNKLGIALAPRLAHIPATKDGSVLVHEFPPGLKMEAGAIWVLVCAENDGREFCGKDGNMEKVTDPLLSIFGRLNTIKSTIKNNGDLAGVEVMKTCSNLICDGVETAQNCPSDCSDFGHASFNFQVLCNEADMQDVYHPTSIAEIQAIIKQAAENGVRVKVTGGQAVNATSGSATSVICTDGITLVMDQFDHEREGLGMQLETFEGQEVVSVAAGTNMHELGEWLYSHGKGLGYVHLGWRHVSVAGAIGTSAHGSSPKNRNILSHSVVSMDVIGADGEIRTYSRGTTGVEDPDLWKAFTTHLGYMGVITRVRLEVQAATNTQVKVTFHNEDELFENNKTGSIYNDIKDCDYGQYNWFPSQNQYLRTCGKTTAAAAEDGANNRLLFPYVDLGQLSVEQTMQIFQIGGANTSLEAHENMAYMRRSGWHLTPPLVKTVKGETRYTTNATAPTHRITSSKLIDTVGREMRQMDWEVAVPFNNMQAAMEYVRDFTNGMNVKNRSTPVPLIGIFVRFSKVENNTLLAYTGTGNGFEDGTIAVHIEMPIFVPTALSEQQFNEYMDPYEEAMRVLVTQYGARGHWGKNMHSDDPWMFELQRDIGAYGDRLTRFNNAVAKVDPNGMFANKFAKAIGIKYPKFTYPASW; encoded by the coding sequence ATGATAACAATAACTTACGATTCTTTATGGACCACTACCCGCACCATCATGCGGGCTTCAGCGGTTCGGCAGATCATCACACTTTTTGCAATGTTAACCACCTCCTTAGTAGCAATTGCTGGCGGCGGCGGTGCACCAGACAAGCCGACTGATTCAGCGAGCAAAGTACGCATCACGTTTACTGCAGATCCAAATCCGGCCAATCTGATTCCAATTCGACTTCTTGAAGGTATCGAGATTTGGCCTGCAGAAGATGAATCCAAAATCACCCATTACAACGTCTATTGGGGGGATTCGCAACGCAACAAACTCGGTATCGCGCTGGCACCTCGACTCGCGCATATTCCAGCAACAAAAGACGGAAGTGTGCTTGTACACGAATTCCCTCCAGGCCTAAAAATGGAAGCTGGAGCAATTTGGGTTCTCGTATGTGCAGAAAATGACGGACGTGAATTTTGTGGCAAAGACGGCAATATGGAAAAGGTCACAGATCCGCTGTTATCAATTTTTGGCCGCCTAAACACCATCAAGAGTACGATCAAGAACAATGGCGATCTCGCTGGTGTTGAAGTGATGAAAACGTGTTCAAACTTGATTTGTGATGGCGTTGAAACAGCGCAAAATTGCCCGTCAGATTGTAGCGATTTTGGTCACGCATCGTTCAACTTCCAAGTGCTTTGTAACGAAGCAGACATGCAAGATGTTTATCACCCAACCAGCATAGCTGAAATTCAAGCCATCATTAAACAGGCGGCTGAAAACGGTGTTCGCGTTAAAGTAACTGGCGGCCAAGCGGTTAATGCTACATCTGGCTCGGCAACCTCGGTTATCTGTACTGATGGCATCACTCTGGTTATGGATCAATTCGACCATGAGCGAGAAGGACTTGGCATGCAGCTCGAAACCTTTGAAGGTCAAGAAGTTGTTAGCGTTGCTGCAGGTACTAACATGCACGAGCTGGGTGAGTGGCTGTATTCACATGGCAAGGGTCTGGGTTATGTTCACCTAGGCTGGCGTCATGTATCTGTAGCCGGTGCAATTGGCACGTCAGCTCACGGAAGTTCGCCGAAAAACCGTAACATTCTTTCTCACTCGGTTGTGTCGATGGATGTCATCGGTGCCGATGGTGAAATTCGGACTTACAGCCGTGGAACTACCGGCGTTGAAGACCCAGATTTGTGGAAAGCATTCACCACTCATCTCGGTTACATGGGGGTTATTACTCGTGTTCGTTTAGAGGTTCAAGCGGCAACAAACACACAAGTTAAAGTGACCTTCCATAACGAAGATGAGTTGTTCGAAAACAACAAGACGGGCAGTATCTACAACGACATCAAGGATTGTGATTATGGCCAGTACAACTGGTTCCCAAGTCAAAATCAATACTTGCGTACTTGCGGTAAAACAACAGCTGCTGCTGCCGAAGATGGCGCAAATAACCGCTTGCTGTTCCCTTATGTCGACCTGGGCCAGTTATCGGTTGAGCAAACCATGCAAATATTCCAGATTGGTGGTGCCAACACCAGCCTTGAGGCGCATGAAAACATGGCTTACATGCGTCGTTCTGGCTGGCATTTAACACCACCACTGGTTAAAACCGTTAAGGGCGAAACTCGCTATACCACTAATGCGACTGCACCGACTCACCGTATTACATCCAGCAAGCTCATCGATACCGTTGGTAGAGAAATGCGTCAAATGGATTGGGAAGTGGCGGTACCATTCAACAACATGCAGGCGGCGATGGAATATGTTCGTGATTTCACCAATGGCATGAATGTGAAGAACCGCTCTACACCAGTACCATTAATCGGTATTTTTGTACGTTTTTCGAAGGTCGAAAACAATACGCTTCTCGCTTATACCGGCACTGGAAACGGCTTCGAAGACGGTACAATTGCCGTCCATATCGAAATGCCGATATTCGTACCGACTGCATTGTCTGAACAGCAGTTCAACGAGTATATGGATCCTTATGAAGAAGCGATGCGAGTATTGGTTACACAATACGGTGCACGTGGTCACTGGGGTAAAAACATGCATTCGGATGACCCATGGATGTTTGAATTGCAACGTGACATTGGTGCCTATGGCGATCGTTTAACACGCTTCAACAATGCGGTTGCCAAGGTCGATCCGAATGGAATGTTTGCCAACAAATTTGCTAAGGCAATCGGCATCAAATATCCAAAATTCACCTATCCCGCAAGCTGGTGA
- the fetB gene encoding putative iron export permease protein FetB: MITISWLDLLWCLIPLAVVCGVYVSWQGKPSEIITASLRMVIQLVAVGYLLLAIFDNPSPWLSSLIVSTMLLVAAWIAIRPVRHHKGYLFPAIAALGISVGFHLLITIWLILKADVWFEPRLIIPLAGMYFANTMNAISLAAERYHSELHNQKTASEARLTAFHAAMIPQINGLLAVGLVALPGMMTGQILSGVSPLIAVRYQVMIMAMVLGASGVGAAIMLTILSKNRVDGGHNLKL, translated from the coding sequence GTGATAACAATTAGCTGGCTGGATTTGTTGTGGTGCCTAATACCTCTAGCGGTTGTTTGTGGCGTTTACGTGAGCTGGCAAGGCAAGCCGAGCGAAATCATCACCGCCTCCTTACGCATGGTGATACAGTTGGTAGCCGTTGGCTATTTGCTACTCGCTATTTTTGATAACCCATCCCCCTGGCTCAGCTCACTCATTGTCAGCACCATGTTGCTGGTTGCGGCATGGATTGCTATTCGTCCGGTACGCCATCATAAGGGCTACCTGTTCCCGGCTATTGCGGCATTAGGCATCTCAGTTGGATTCCATCTTTTAATAACGATCTGGTTAATACTGAAAGCCGATGTTTGGTTTGAACCTCGTTTGATCATTCCATTGGCGGGCATGTACTTTGCTAACACCATGAATGCCATCAGTCTGGCGGCGGAACGATACCATTCGGAACTACATAACCAAAAGACTGCGTCTGAGGCGAGGTTAACGGCATTCCATGCAGCAATGATTCCACAGATTAACGGCCTGTTAGCCGTGGGGCTGGTCGCTTTGCCGGGCATGATGACGGGGCAAATTTTATCGGGGGTCTCTCCGCTAATTGCAGTGCGTTATCAAGTGATGATTATGGCAATGGTGCTTGGGGCTTCTGGGGTGGGGGCTGCGATTATGCTAACCATCCTATCGAAGAATCGAGTCGATGGTGGCCATAATTTAAAGCTTTAG
- the yofA_1 gene encoding HTH-type transcriptional regulator YofA, whose translation MDFKHLRTFQTAAQTLNFSETADMLGYVQSAVTAHIRSLESELEVRLFDRNRRGVRLTYEGQQLLDYADRLFALRDEAEQAIKRGKDITGNITIAGYESLLTYRLPQILKRFVDAYPQVRLNVVPLAVKQLKTQVLNAQIDIAFTMEQSTHVNGLEQLRLRCEEVNVIAAPSHPLAKKKGVTASDLVNETLLFTESGCSYRALFEHNLMKAGVFDKPKLEFVSVEPIKACVKMGMGIAALSRVSTERDIARGRLAKLDWQGDDLSVNLHMVWNSKRWLSPAVKAFLDVTQSFYDGSELV comes from the coding sequence ATGGATTTCAAGCATCTCAGAACATTTCAAACCGCAGCGCAGACGCTGAATTTTTCAGAGACTGCCGATATGCTGGGCTATGTGCAATCAGCGGTAACTGCCCACATTCGTTCGCTGGAGTCTGAACTTGAGGTTCGTCTATTTGATAGGAATCGCCGTGGAGTGCGACTGACCTATGAGGGGCAACAATTACTCGACTACGCCGATCGGCTATTTGCTCTACGAGACGAAGCAGAGCAGGCGATAAAGCGAGGCAAAGACATTACCGGTAACATTACTATCGCAGGCTATGAATCCCTTTTAACGTATCGATTGCCTCAGATTCTCAAGCGATTTGTCGATGCGTACCCGCAGGTCCGGCTAAATGTGGTGCCACTTGCGGTCAAACAACTGAAAACCCAAGTGCTGAATGCACAGATCGACATCGCATTTACAATGGAGCAGAGCACACATGTAAACGGGCTTGAGCAATTGCGACTGCGATGCGAAGAAGTCAATGTTATCGCCGCGCCGTCTCATCCGTTGGCGAAAAAGAAGGGGGTGACAGCGAGCGATTTAGTCAATGAAACATTGCTATTCACTGAATCCGGTTGCAGCTATCGCGCACTGTTTGAGCACAACTTGATGAAGGCGGGGGTATTCGACAAACCCAAGTTAGAGTTCGTTAGCGTAGAGCCAATAAAGGCATGTGTAAAAATGGGAATGGGCATTGCGGCACTCAGTAGAGTTTCGACGGAACGAGATATCGCTCGGGGACGATTAGCGAAGCTTGATTGGCAGGGCGATGATTTATCGGTCAATTTGCATATGGTTTGGAATAGCAAACGCTGGCTTTCACCGGCAGTTAAGGCATTTCTTGATGTAACGCAGTCATTTTATGATGGCTCTGAATTAGTCTGA